From one Paenibacillus terrae HPL-003 genomic stretch:
- a CDS encoding cupin domain-containing protein yields the protein MHYQPITLNEKLSKFNDHWSPKVIGEMNDYQFKLVKIVGDFVWHEHQDTDEVFIVIEGEMFIDFRDGQVKISQGEMFIVPRGVEHKPFAEKECHIMLVEPRGVVNTGGTESELTATNDIWI from the coding sequence ATCCATTACCAACCTATTACCCTAAATGAGAAATTATCTAAGTTCAATGATCATTGGTCTCCGAAAGTTATTGGGGAAATGAATGACTATCAATTTAAGCTCGTCAAGATTGTTGGGGATTTTGTATGGCACGAACATCAAGATACCGACGAGGTGTTTATCGTGATCGAAGGGGAGATGTTCATTGATTTCCGCGATGGTCAGGTGAAAATTTCCCAGGGCGAGATGTTTATTGTCCCAAGGGGTGTCGAGCACAAGCCTTTCGCTGAAAAGGAATGCCATATCATGCTGGTGGAGCCTAGAGGGGTAGTTAACACTGGCGGGACTGAATCCGAATTAACAGCAACCAATGATATTTGGATATAG
- a CDS encoding phytase — protein sequence MKASKLALWTILTGVLVSPTGMTSAAEVQPSGYASLRAQADKMGAVITWDSDDKSALVKLKNGIVGTFTVGEKQYRLAGQAGEADREIKMVGGNIYLPTKLLTTLEAENSKYTDPKDAVPTYKVTPTAETEAVEDGDDAADDPAIWLNPTDPEKSRLVATNKGGGILVYDLQGKQLQNDKVGKMNNVDIRYGFTLGGKKMDIAGATNRTNNTVDIFAIDGVSGTLTNVVDQPIKSSMKEVYGFSLYHSLKTDKFYALVLGKEGEFEQYELNDNGSGRINGKLVRQFKLATQSEGMVADDEYGTVYIAEEDHAIWKYDAEPDGSSEPLRRVDVADGRRLQDDIEGLTLYYGKDGKGYLIASSQGNSSYAIYERQSDNAYISNFTISASPTIDGTSVTDGIDVLGYGLGKNFPHGIFVVQDDENLQNGKKLNQNFKMVPWEQIAKGARIPLTIDDGINPRELVNRRAR from the coding sequence ATAAAGGCAAGTAAACTAGCTTTATGGACGATTTTGACAGGGGTTTTGGTATCACCTACCGGAATGACCAGTGCGGCAGAGGTTCAGCCATCCGGGTATGCATCACTGAGAGCACAGGCAGACAAAATGGGGGCAGTAATTACATGGGACAGTGACGACAAGTCTGCTTTAGTGAAGCTGAAAAATGGTATCGTCGGAACCTTTACGGTCGGTGAGAAGCAATATCGCCTAGCTGGCCAAGCGGGGGAAGCAGATCGTGAAATTAAGATGGTCGGTGGAAATATTTATCTTCCTACAAAACTCCTTACCACGCTTGAAGCAGAAAACAGCAAATATACTGATCCCAAAGACGCTGTTCCTACCTATAAGGTTACCCCTACTGCCGAGACAGAAGCCGTGGAGGATGGAGATGACGCTGCCGACGATCCTGCGATCTGGCTGAATCCGACCGACCCGGAGAAAAGCAGACTTGTAGCGACCAATAAAGGCGGCGGAATTTTGGTCTATGATCTGCAAGGCAAGCAATTACAGAACGATAAGGTCGGCAAAATGAACAATGTGGATATCCGGTACGGTTTTACACTGGGCGGCAAAAAGATGGATATTGCAGGAGCAACCAATCGCACCAACAACACCGTTGATATCTTTGCCATTGACGGGGTATCAGGAACGTTAACCAACGTGGTTGATCAGCCTATTAAATCATCTATGAAAGAAGTGTACGGATTCAGCTTGTACCATAGCCTCAAGACAGATAAGTTTTACGCACTCGTTTTGGGCAAAGAGGGTGAATTTGAACAATATGAGCTGAATGACAACGGAAGCGGCAGAATTAACGGCAAGCTTGTTCGCCAGTTCAAGCTCGCTACGCAATCCGAGGGCATGGTGGCTGATGATGAATATGGCACGGTCTACATCGCTGAGGAGGATCACGCCATTTGGAAATATGATGCCGAGCCAGACGGTTCCTCCGAGCCGCTACGACGTGTGGATGTTGCAGACGGGCGTAGACTTCAGGATGATATAGAGGGACTTACATTGTATTACGGCAAAGACGGCAAGGGGTATCTCATCGCCTCCAGCCAAGGAAACAGCAGCTATGCGATCTATGAACGACAAAGCGACAATGCTTATATAAGCAACTTTACGATCAGCGCCAGCCCTACAATCGACGGTACCTCTGTTACAGACGGTATTGATGTTCTTGGCTATGGATTAGGCAAGAATTTCCCGCACGGTATCTTCGTTGTACAAGATGATGAAAATCTTCAAAACGGCAAAAAGCTGAATCAGAACTTTAAAATGGTACCTTGGGAGCAAATCGCCAAGGGTGCACGCATCCCGCTAACCATAGACGATGGCATCAACCCGCGTGAATTGGTGAACAGAAGAGCGCGGTAG
- a CDS encoding helix-turn-helix transcriptional regulator translates to MSKTNFLSFLVPPLPYFIEGNFTTYQKGDWHPNRYNLGYFDVIIIKEGLLHIGEEDEVWEITENYALILEPDKHHFPIEACTEQTSFYWFHFQTNSMWCAQASPNLITPSSPIPELHFHSEHTTIHLPKIQKVVNPHELFSKLDYLLSSTLKPRKLALWEAQQTFVNIFQSLEYDENYKSSSSKLAEQIEIYLKQNYKNTITNKDLEAHFHVHQNYLARCMKVAFQRTPLEYLMDYRLDQGRSLLLQTDWSVQQITEETGFSQASYFSKCFKEKFGMSPKNYRQQYWKPAN, encoded by the coding sequence ATGAGCAAAACAAACTTTCTATCTTTCCTTGTCCCTCCATTGCCTTATTTCATTGAGGGGAATTTTACTACCTACCAAAAAGGGGACTGGCACCCGAATCGTTATAACTTAGGCTATTTTGACGTTATTATCATCAAAGAAGGACTGCTGCACATTGGCGAAGAGGATGAAGTGTGGGAGATAACTGAAAATTACGCACTCATTCTTGAACCGGATAAGCACCATTTCCCCATTGAGGCATGTACAGAACAAACCTCCTTTTACTGGTTCCATTTTCAAACCAATAGTATGTGGTGCGCGCAAGCTTCACCCAATCTGATCACACCAAGCTCACCCATACCCGAGTTGCATTTTCATTCCGAACATACAACCATTCATTTGCCTAAAATTCAAAAAGTGGTGAATCCTCATGAGCTATTTTCTAAATTAGACTACTTATTATCCTCTACTTTAAAGCCTAGAAAGCTGGCCCTATGGGAGGCCCAACAGACGTTTGTGAATATTTTTCAGAGTTTGGAATATGATGAAAATTATAAAAGCAGCTCCTCCAAGTTAGCAGAGCAGATTGAAATATACTTAAAACAGAATTACAAAAATACGATCACCAATAAAGACTTGGAGGCTCATTTTCATGTACATCAAAACTATCTCGCCAGATGTATGAAGGTCGCTTTCCAGCGTACGCCGCTTGAATATTTAATGGATTACCGACTGGATCAGGGGCGCAGTCTTTTGCTGCAGACCGACTGGTCCGTCCAACAAATTACAGAGGAAACCGGGTTCTCCCAAGCCAGCTATTTTTCCAAATGCTTTAAAGAAAAGTTCGGGATGTCACCCAAAAATTATAGACAACAATACTGGAAGCCAGCTAATTAA
- a CDS encoding glycoside hydrolase family 127 protein: MKTAKPVKHVVVEDSFWKKYKQVVAEEVIPYQWKALNDELPDTEPSHAIENFKIAAGESSGEYYGTVFQDSDIAKWLETVAFSLRDHPNPALEERADEVIALLGRAQAEDGYLNTYYLLKEPNNRWTNLRDNHELYCAGHFIEAAVAYYETTGKTQFLHIMEKYVNLIQQIFGTEEGKRKGYPGHEEIELALIKLYDVTAKDQYLKLAQYFIEQRGQHPIYFEEERENRIQIQTEPTWNDDNNINFGLGFEYQQAHKPVREQTEAVGHAVRAVYLYIAMADLAAKTGDASLLQACETLWDDVTSRKMYITAGIGSSVNAEAFTCNHDLPNDSMYCETCASVGLAFWANRMLRLAPDRKYADVLERALYNGTISGMDLDGKRFFYVNPLEVNPFQKSRKDQEHVKTERQKWFFCACCPPNLARMIASVEDNMYTQTEDTLYTHLYIAGKVNLTLSGQEVEITQTHRYPWNADLSFSIHVAEPTSFTWALRIPGWCKHAEVQVNGEAISLDHLEKGYVEIQRIWNDGDVVSLHLAMPAERIRSNPLVSMNQQQVALQRGPIVFCLEEVDNGANLAGLRLPKDSLITEEFSESLLGGIVKLTTEGYRMKSSTALYSSEPPELVSQQITAIPYYAWCNRGKGEMRVWVYES; this comes from the coding sequence ATGAAAACAGCTAAGCCAGTAAAACATGTCGTCGTTGAGGATTCATTTTGGAAAAAGTATAAGCAGGTTGTGGCGGAAGAGGTCATTCCTTATCAGTGGAAAGCATTAAATGATGAGTTGCCAGATACAGAACCCAGTCATGCGATTGAAAACTTTAAAATTGCGGCTGGTGAATCAAGCGGGGAGTATTATGGAACCGTTTTCCAAGATAGTGATATTGCAAAATGGCTAGAAACGGTGGCCTTTAGTTTAAGGGATCATCCGAACCCTGCGCTTGAGGAACGGGCGGATGAAGTAATTGCGCTGTTGGGAAGAGCTCAAGCTGAAGATGGATATTTGAACACGTATTATTTGCTGAAAGAGCCCAACAATCGTTGGACCAACTTACGCGATAACCATGAGCTATATTGTGCGGGACATTTTATAGAAGCGGCGGTTGCTTATTACGAAACGACAGGCAAAACGCAGTTTCTTCACATTATGGAGAAATACGTGAACCTGATTCAGCAGATTTTTGGTACGGAAGAGGGGAAACGAAAAGGCTACCCTGGGCATGAAGAAATTGAACTGGCCTTAATCAAATTATACGACGTAACTGCAAAGGATCAATATCTTAAATTAGCGCAATATTTTATCGAGCAGCGAGGGCAGCACCCGATTTACTTTGAAGAGGAACGAGAAAACAGAATACAAATTCAAACAGAGCCTACCTGGAATGACGATAACAACATTAATTTTGGCTTAGGCTTCGAGTACCAGCAGGCACACAAGCCTGTCCGGGAACAAACTGAGGCTGTTGGTCATGCCGTAAGAGCGGTGTATCTGTATATTGCAATGGCAGACTTGGCTGCGAAGACAGGAGATGCCTCCCTTTTACAAGCCTGTGAAACCCTGTGGGACGATGTTACGAGCCGAAAAATGTACATTACCGCTGGCATCGGATCTTCTGTAAACGCGGAAGCGTTCACTTGCAATCATGATCTTCCGAATGACAGCATGTACTGTGAAACCTGTGCTTCTGTAGGGCTGGCCTTTTGGGCCAATCGTATGCTGCGCTTAGCACCAGACCGGAAATATGCCGATGTGCTGGAACGTGCGCTGTACAATGGAACAATTAGTGGGATGGATCTGGATGGCAAACGGTTTTTCTACGTAAATCCATTGGAAGTTAATCCTTTTCAAAAATCCAGAAAAGATCAGGAGCACGTAAAAACAGAACGGCAAAAATGGTTCTTCTGTGCGTGCTGTCCGCCCAATTTGGCCCGCATGATCGCATCGGTCGAAGACAATATGTACACCCAAACCGAGGATACGTTGTATACACATCTGTATATTGCAGGCAAGGTGAATCTGACTTTATCCGGTCAAGAGGTTGAAATCACACAAACTCATCGCTATCCATGGAACGCGGATTTGAGCTTTTCGATTCATGTAGCAGAACCGACTTCCTTTACATGGGCGCTACGGATTCCAGGCTGGTGCAAACATGCCGAGGTACAGGTGAATGGAGAAGCCATTTCATTAGACCATCTGGAAAAAGGCTATGTAGAAATTCAGCGCATTTGGAATGACGGTGATGTGGTTTCCTTGCATTTGGCTATGCCCGCTGAACGGATTCGAAGCAATCCGCTTGTCTCCATGAATCAGCAGCAAGTCGCTCTCCAACGCGGTCCAATCGTGTTTTGTCTGGAAGAAGTGGATAATGGGGCAAATTTGGCAGGATTAAGATTGCCGAAGGATAGTCTCATTACGGAAGAGTTTAGCGAGAGCCTGCTGGGTGGCATTGTAAAGCTGACGACAGAGGGTTATCGGATGAAAAGCTCAACTGCATTATATAGCTCGGAGCCCCCTGAATTGGTTTCTCAACAAATCACCGCCATTCCTTACTACGCCTGGTGCAATCGGGGCAAAGGGGAAATGCGTGTATGGGTTTATGAATCATAA
- a CDS encoding MFS transporter, translated as MSTRIVSTEPPEKAASTVPFHRKISYSLTDTAGNLLYCVISSYLLYFYTDVFGLSIGIAGTLLFITRFIDAIDAPIWGILIDRTKSKYGQSRPYFLWLCIPFAVFMVLTFTTPNWSESGKIAYAAITYIIAGILYTGISTPITSILPNLSTNSNERVVLNSFRMVGGNVGFFIATTFTLPLVAFFGQGNDQKGFSLTLVLFGIMAVIMFLIAFADLRENAAVKTKSVPIAKSFTAIKRNWPWMLVVAANLCYWIGLNIRSATLIFYLQYNLDSKDLVPLINGLTSLQLISMVLIPFFARKLSKNSIMIIGLILAALGQVVILMGSTDLTLIIIGWIIGALGSGFACSMPFAMLSDTVDYGEWKNGIRASGFLTSIGSAFCIKAGSGIGGLLPAWIMGSTGYIAGKVQTPTALSGIQFSFIWLPFIIFLIGIIPMFFYKKFEKNEASIQQDLIARR; from the coding sequence ATGAGCACGAGAATTGTGAGTACGGAACCACCCGAAAAAGCAGCCAGTACCGTTCCTTTTCATCGTAAAATCAGCTATTCATTAACGGATACGGCGGGCAATCTTTTATACTGTGTTATTTCCAGCTATCTATTATATTTTTATACCGATGTGTTTGGTCTTTCTATTGGGATTGCCGGGACGCTGCTATTTATCACCCGCTTTATAGATGCCATTGATGCCCCGATCTGGGGCATCCTGATTGACCGGACCAAGTCAAAATACGGGCAGAGTAGACCTTATTTTCTATGGTTATGTATCCCGTTTGCGGTGTTTATGGTTCTTACGTTCACGACACCCAACTGGAGTGAGTCTGGAAAAATTGCGTACGCGGCGATCACTTATATCATAGCCGGCATCCTGTATACAGGGATTAGTACGCCAATTACCTCCATACTCCCTAACTTGAGCACCAACTCTAACGAGCGCGTCGTATTGAACTCCTTCCGCATGGTCGGGGGAAATGTGGGCTTCTTCATAGCTACGACGTTTACGTTGCCTCTGGTGGCCTTCTTTGGACAGGGGAATGACCAAAAAGGTTTTTCGTTAACGCTCGTTTTATTTGGAATCATGGCCGTTATCATGTTCTTGATAGCGTTTGCCGATTTGCGAGAAAATGCAGCGGTTAAAACCAAGTCGGTTCCTATTGCTAAAAGCTTTACAGCCATCAAACGAAACTGGCCCTGGATGCTCGTCGTAGCTGCTAACCTGTGCTATTGGATTGGCTTGAATATCCGTTCAGCAACGCTTATCTTTTATCTGCAATACAATCTGGATAGCAAAGACTTAGTTCCTTTAATCAACGGATTGACCTCTTTACAATTGATCTCGATGGTTCTGATTCCGTTTTTCGCCAGAAAATTAAGTAAAAATAGCATCATGATTATCGGATTGATCCTGGCTGCACTGGGGCAGGTTGTGATATTAATGGGAAGTACGGACTTAACCCTCATTATTATTGGTTGGATTATTGGTGCGTTAGGATCGGGCTTTGCATGTTCTATGCCGTTTGCGATGTTATCAGATACAGTCGATTACGGGGAATGGAAAAATGGCATTCGGGCAAGTGGTTTCCTGACCTCCATTGGAAGCGCATTCTGTATTAAAGCGGGTAGCGGAATCGGCGGATTGTTGCCAGCATGGATCATGGGCAGCACGGGTTACATCGCTGGGAAAGTTCAAACCCCTACTGCGTTGTCTGGCATTCAGTTCAGCTTTATCTGGCTGCCGTTTATTATTTTCCTGATCGGCATCATTCCTATGTTCTTCTATAAAAAATTCGAGAAGAACGAAGCTTCCATTCAACAGGATTTAATTGCGAGAAGATAA
- a CDS encoding MATE family efflux transporter, whose amino-acid sequence MSQLSVRIRTHGFLNKYFSGESIDYRQIIALFIPLLIDQAFIVGLNLVNTAMISSSGMAAVSAVNMIDSLNIFLINVFVAVSTGGTVVVAQYKGSGNDLMVSKAASGTISSVSLLALAISLFMIVLYNPILSVLFGSASPDVLANGKVYLLGSCMSFVGIAVVEAVCGALRGIGKTRASLALSLIMNLSYVLLNVVFINVLDMGVLGMTIAANVSRYAGAVCALIFLVRIDDDLRVQLRDMLYFNISMLKKILFIGLPFAAEQMFFNGGKILTQIFIVSLGTNALATNAICSSLANVFQIPANALALTIVTVVGQCMGRRNVEDARKFTKSFIWLSSFSFIVMGLILMPLFKPMVGLFHPPAEIVDDIFIVILMNTLAQIPLWSIAFITPSALRAAGDSKFTSLTSMLSMWLCRVVLGYILGIVFNLGIVGVWLAMDIEWGVRGIVFLWRFRGNKWVQHRLID is encoded by the coding sequence ATGAGTCAACTGAGTGTCAGAATAAGAACACATGGCTTTCTGAATAAGTATTTTTCGGGCGAGTCTATTGATTATCGACAGATTATTGCTTTATTTATTCCTCTATTGATCGATCAGGCTTTTATTGTGGGTCTTAATTTGGTGAATACGGCAATGATTAGCTCATCGGGTATGGCGGCGGTCAGCGCGGTGAATATGATTGATTCACTGAATATTTTTCTGATTAATGTGTTTGTTGCCGTGTCCACCGGGGGTACGGTTGTCGTTGCGCAGTATAAGGGGAGCGGTAACGACCTTATGGTCTCTAAGGCCGCATCCGGCACCATTTCCTCCGTTTCCTTGCTGGCCTTAGCTATCAGTCTGTTTATGATCGTGTTGTACAATCCGATTTTAAGTGTTCTGTTTGGCTCCGCCTCGCCGGATGTATTAGCTAACGGCAAGGTGTATCTGCTGGGAAGCTGTATGTCTTTCGTTGGGATTGCAGTAGTTGAGGCGGTGTGTGGAGCGCTGAGGGGTATAGGGAAGACGAGGGCATCGCTGGCACTTTCTCTTATCATGAACCTTTCTTACGTTCTTTTAAATGTAGTGTTCATTAATGTATTGGACATGGGTGTGCTGGGTATGACGATTGCTGCCAATGTGTCCAGATACGCAGGGGCAGTTTGTGCATTGATCTTTTTGGTCAGGATAGATGATGACTTGCGTGTTCAGCTTAGAGATATGCTTTATTTTAATATATCCATGCTTAAAAAGATTCTGTTCATCGGGCTTCCATTTGCAGCGGAGCAGATGTTTTTCAATGGGGGTAAAATTCTAACCCAAATTTTCATTGTGAGCCTGGGAACGAATGCGTTGGCGACGAATGCTATTTGCTCATCACTGGCTAACGTGTTCCAAATTCCTGCGAATGCCCTGGCTCTTACGATTGTGACTGTGGTCGGTCAATGTATGGGACGTCGAAATGTCGAGGATGCCAGAAAGTTTACCAAATCATTTATTTGGTTGTCGTCTTTTTCTTTTATTGTCATGGGCCTCATTCTCATGCCTTTGTTCAAGCCAATGGTGGGTCTGTTTCATCCGCCTGCTGAAATCGTAGATGACATTTTCATCGTCATACTGATGAATACGTTGGCCCAGATCCCGCTGTGGTCCATCGCCTTTATCACACCCTCTGCGCTTAGGGCGGCAGGTGATTCGAAATTTACGTCCCTCACCTCGATGCTGTCCATGTGGTTGTGCCGGGTGGTGCTTGGGTATATTTTGGGCATCGTCTTCAATCTGGGGATTGTCGGTGTCTGGCTGGCTATGGATATTGAATGGGGCGTGCGGGGTATCGTTTTCCTTTGGCGCTTCCGAGGGAATAAATGGGTTCAACATCGTCTGATCGACTGA
- a CDS encoding RDD family protein, with amino-acid sequence MEEHDLTKNQPTVVPGEYATHGSYRRPEPDKMAVLSGTYGVSIFFRRWAAWMIDFILIVFGYGGLVYFAAKKVAVAESPNIVMVVGIFLIGSFCYYLLLEGLTGYTLGKFLLRIQVVNGEGRSPGIVKSLIRTLIQLVDMNPLLFWGLPAGICVLATPKKQRLGDMAANTYVVKVRDLRAVGRKKTGIFAGAIILMTIISAILAVSLISSLITQITKPEVFVSKDDQFGVTAPWSWSRDDTMNEEADISIKNEFTERYLIVLSEPKSDFDSSMTLQEYKQIVQDHIESGLKIPQSGSASDIVVNGYPAIEFTLKGEVEDVPIMYNVTTIETPSHYHQVLAWTYASRYGRAEKELSKIRDSFREMNIKTE; translated from the coding sequence TTGGAAGAACATGATTTAACGAAAAACCAACCTACAGTAGTTCCGGGAGAGTATGCGACTCATGGCAGCTATCGTCGACCGGAACCGGATAAGATGGCAGTATTATCAGGAACATACGGAGTCTCTATTTTTTTCAGAAGATGGGCGGCCTGGATGATTGACTTCATCCTTATCGTTTTCGGATATGGAGGACTGGTTTATTTTGCAGCGAAAAAGGTAGCTGTTGCGGAAAGTCCAAATATCGTCATGGTAGTCGGCATCTTCCTAATTGGCTCCTTCTGCTATTATCTGTTACTGGAAGGACTTACAGGCTATACGCTGGGCAAGTTTCTACTTCGTATTCAAGTTGTAAATGGGGAAGGAAGATCGCCGGGCATTGTTAAATCGTTGATCCGTACCCTCATACAACTGGTGGATATGAATCCGCTGCTTTTCTGGGGGCTGCCTGCTGGTATATGTGTGCTGGCGACACCCAAAAAGCAACGGCTTGGTGATATGGCTGCAAATACATATGTTGTTAAGGTGCGGGATCTGAGAGCTGTGGGAAGAAAGAAAACCGGGATTTTTGCAGGGGCGATCATCCTGATGACGATCATTTCGGCCATCCTTGCTGTATCCCTTATTTCTTCTCTCATCACACAAATAACCAAGCCCGAAGTTTTCGTCAGTAAGGATGATCAGTTTGGGGTTACGGCTCCTTGGAGCTGGTCACGGGATGATACGATGAATGAGGAAGCGGACATCTCCATTAAGAATGAGTTTACAGAAAGATACTTGATTGTGTTGTCTGAACCGAAAAGCGATTTTGACAGCAGTATGACTCTTCAAGAGTATAAACAGATCGTTCAGGATCATATAGAGTCAGGACTTAAGATCCCACAATCGGGGAGCGCTTCTGACATCGTGGTGAATGGATACCCAGCCATCGAATTTACCCTCAAAGGAGAAGTGGAAGACGTTCCAATTATGTATAACGTAACCACGATTGAAACACCTTCACATTATCATCAAGTGCTAGCTTGGACCTACGCTTCCCGTTACGGCCGGGCAGAGAAGGAACTGAGCAAGATTAGAGACAGCTTCCGCGAAATGAACATCAAAACGGAGTAG
- a CDS encoding glycoside hydrolase family 127 protein, translating into MKAKAFDLHKVSIDSGPLYHAMELNAAYLLSLEPDRLLSRFREYAGLEPKAAHYEGWEARGISGHTLGHYLSGCALMFASTGDERLLERVNYVVNELEICQNNHGNGYISGIPRGKELFEEVKAGDIRSQGFDLNGGWVPLYTMHKLFAGLRDAHLLARHPKALQMEIKLGDWLEDVFKGLNDDQVQQVLHCEFGGMNEVLTDLAEHSGEERFLRLAERFYHGEVLNDLADSRDTLAGRHANTQIPKIIGAARQYEMTGKPQYADLSRFFWERVVHKHSYVIGGNSYNEHFGEPGKLNDRLGEGTCETCNTYNMLKLTRHMFEWDAYAAYADYYERAMFNHILASQQPVDGRVCYFVSLEMGGHKSFNSQYDDFTCCVGSGMESHSMYGTAIYFHTPETIYVNQYVPSTVTWEEMDVQLKQETLFPQNGRGTLRVISKEPKLFTIKLRCPHWAEQGMMIKINGEEYATEACPTSYVVIEREWNDADTIEYDIPMTVRIEEMPDNPRRIAFMYGPLVLAGDLGPVTPKSNEERLLASVLIGAADSLTTKLIADGNEPNTFRMNDLGYIGDLQLRPFYQMYDRSYTVYWDLFSKEEWASTEEEYRTALAYQLQLERLTVDVMQPAEMQPERDHAFTGEHVSLGSIYNRKYRDTWPGGWFSFVMKVLPDEPVQLAVTYLKDSDRIHRDFDITADGQTLGEGKLESEEMNKFETFVYELPQPVTSQKDEVTIRFTAHPQGKVAKVAGLRVIRHSIVG; encoded by the coding sequence TTGAAAGCAAAAGCTTTTGACTTGCATAAAGTAAGCATTGATTCCGGCCCACTTTACCATGCGATGGAACTGAACGCAGCCTATCTGCTGAGTTTGGAACCCGACCGTTTATTATCGCGCTTTCGTGAATATGCAGGGCTGGAGCCCAAAGCGGCTCACTATGAAGGCTGGGAAGCGCGTGGCATCAGCGGACATACACTCGGTCACTACCTGTCCGGCTGTGCGCTGATGTTTGCCTCCACAGGTGACGAAAGACTGCTGGAGCGAGTGAACTATGTGGTTAATGAACTGGAAATATGCCAAAACAATCATGGAAACGGATACATTTCCGGCATTCCGCGTGGGAAAGAGCTTTTCGAGGAAGTGAAGGCTGGAGATATACGCTCGCAAGGCTTTGATCTGAATGGAGGCTGGGTGCCGCTATACACCATGCATAAACTCTTCGCAGGCTTGCGCGATGCCCATCTGCTCGCGCGTCATCCCAAGGCTTTGCAGATGGAAATCAAGCTCGGCGATTGGCTGGAGGATGTATTCAAGGGTCTGAACGATGATCAGGTGCAACAGGTGCTTCATTGCGAATTTGGCGGCATGAACGAGGTGCTGACCGATTTGGCGGAACATTCCGGGGAGGAGCGCTTCTTGAGGCTGGCGGAACGCTTTTATCATGGAGAGGTGCTGAATGACCTTGCAGACAGCCGGGATACACTGGCAGGGCGACATGCCAATACGCAGATTCCCAAAATCATTGGCGCTGCAAGGCAATATGAAATGACCGGAAAACCGCAATATGCGGATCTCTCCCGCTTTTTCTGGGAGCGGGTGGTTCATAAGCATTCCTACGTCATTGGCGGCAATAGCTATAATGAGCATTTTGGTGAACCGGGGAAGCTGAATGACCGTTTGGGCGAAGGCACCTGCGAAACCTGCAACACCTACAACATGCTGAAATTAACAAGACATATGTTCGAATGGGACGCCTACGCAGCCTATGCCGACTACTATGAACGAGCGATGTTCAATCATATTCTGGCTTCACAGCAGCCTGTCGATGGGCGTGTGTGCTACTTTGTATCACTGGAAATGGGTGGACACAAGTCCTTCAATTCTCAATATGACGATTTTACATGCTGTGTCGGGTCCGGGATGGAAAGCCACTCCATGTACGGCACTGCGATTTATTTTCACACGCCAGAAACGATCTATGTTAATCAATATGTCCCTTCTACCGTGACGTGGGAGGAGATGGATGTACAGTTAAAACAAGAAACTCTCTTTCCGCAAAATGGTCGGGGAACGCTGCGCGTCATCAGCAAGGAGCCCAAATTGTTCACGATCAAGCTCAGATGCCCACATTGGGCGGAGCAAGGTATGATGATTAAAATCAACGGGGAAGAGTATGCCACAGAGGCTTGTCCTACCAGCTACGTTGTAATTGAACGGGAATGGAACGATGCGGATACGATCGAGTACGACATTCCTATGACAGTGAGAATCGAGGAAATGCCGGACAATCCGCGCCGAATTGCTTTTATGTACGGCCCGCTTGTGCTGGCTGGAGACCTTGGCCCTGTCACACCGAAGTCCAACGAGGAACGTCTGCTTGCGTCTGTTCTGATCGGAGCGGCCGACTCATTGACAACGAAGCTGATTGCTGACGGGAATGAGCCTAATACATTCCGTATGAACGACTTGGGCTATATCGGAGACTTGCAGCTTCGTCCGTTTTATCAGATGTATGATCGTTCATATACCGTCTATTGGGACCTCTTTTCCAAGGAAGAATGGGCATCAACAGAGGAGGAATACCGCACTGCGTTAGCGTATCAGTTGCAGCTCGAACGGCTTACTGTAGATGTTATGCAGCCTGCCGAAATGCAGCCGGAACGGGATCATGCCTTTACGGGTGAGCATGTGAGTCTGGGCTCCATCTATAACCGTAAATATCGCGATACATGGCCTGGGGGCTGGTTTTCTTTTGTGATGAAGGTCCTTCCGGATGAGCCTGTCCAATTAGCGGTGACATATCTGAAAGATTCGGATCGCATTCATCGTGACTTTGATATCACCGCAGATGGGCAGACTTTAGGAGAAGGCAAGCTGGAGTCCGAGGAAATGAACAAATTTGAAACCTTCGTCTACGAGCTTCCTCAACCCGTAACGAGCCAAAAAGATGAAGTTACGATCCGATTCACAGCTCACCCGCAAGGCAAGGTAGCGAAAGTTGCCGGATTGCGAGTGATCAGACATTCTATTGTAGGATAA